One Monomorium pharaonis isolate MP-MQ-018 chromosome 4, ASM1337386v2, whole genome shotgun sequence DNA segment encodes these proteins:
- the LOC105830209 gene encoding protein tipE isoform X2 has product MRGSSSELLLEASCSQCQSEYERGQGRDSDEHDFHERELRRRKLLELGFGASRRRPPRRTCRQRFNFYATSALAFVATSGGAALLFLVPLYVDPAISTLAADFSPEPVVCTTSRREDRAGLFNCTWSSCREGCTSDVYSCTHIYVTYTPWSNASMKNDTGGRNTTANTTTADLGTVTAVSSPGDVEAVLLVNIKGCGYPPVVDCKNFTRELGYEGARFPCHYSRVNGSIVLANYNREAQVAIIMHFFAAPFVVTLATSVALCVMHCDCRCSPPPRHPPRGMRRSRANDLSCCMSIKNR; this is encoded by the exons ATGCGCGGAAGCAGCTCCGAGCTCCTGCTGGAGGCGAGCTGCAGCCAGTGCCAGAGCGAATACGAACGGGGACAGGGTCGGGACAGCGACGAGCACGACTTCCACGAACGGGAGCTACGTCGTCGCAAACTGTTGGAGCTCGGGTTCGGCGCGTCGCGGCGCCGACCGCCACGGCGTACCTGCCGTCAGCGGTTTAACTTCTACGCGACATCGGCGCTGGCCTTCGTCGCCACCTCAGGCGGCGCGGCGCTCCTCTTTCTGGTCCCGCTCTACGTCGACCCGGCCATCAGCACCCTAGCGGCGGACTTCTCGCCGGAGCCGGTTGTATGCACGACCTCGCGGCGCGAGGACCGCGCCGGTCTCTTCAACTGCACATGGAGCTCGTGCCGCGAGGGATGCACCAGTGACGTGTACAGCTGTACCCACATATACGTCACGTACACGCCGTGGAGTAACGCCAGTATGAAGAACGACACCGGCGGCAGGAACACCACCGCGAACACCACCACGGCTGATCTGGGTACCGTCACTGCCG TGTCCTCTCCGGGGGACGTCGAGGCGGTGCTGTTGGTGAACATCAAGGGCTGCGGATATCCGCCGGTGGTCGACTGTAAGAACTTCACCCGCGAGTTGGGTTACGAGGGCGCCAGATTCCCCTGCCACTACAGCCGGGTGAACGGTAGCATAGTGTTGGCAAACTATAATCGCGAGGCACAGGTCGCTATCATCATGCACTTCTTCGCGGCGCCTTTCGTAGTGACTCTCGCGACCAGCGTCGCGCTGTGTGTGATGCACTGTGACTGCAGGTGCTCGCCGCCACCGCGACACCCGCCGCGCGGCATGAGAAGATCCAGGGCCAACGACCTCAG cTGCTGCATgagtataaaaaatcgataa
- the LOC105830209 gene encoding uncharacterized protein LOC105830209 isoform X1 codes for MRGSSSELLLEASCSQCQSEYERGQGRDSDEHDFHERELRRRKLLELGFGASRRRPPRRTCRQRFNFYATSALAFVATSGGAALLFLVPLYVDPAISTLAADFSPEPVVCTTSRREDRAGLFNCTWSSCREGCTSDVYSCTHIYVTYTPWSNASMKNDTGGRNTTANTTTADLGTVTAVSSPGDVEAVLLVNIKGCGYPPVVDCKNFTRELGYEGARFPCHYSRVNGSIVLANYNREAQVAIIMHFFAAPFVVTLATSVALCVMHCDCRCSPPPRHPPRGMRRSRANDLSDHSISNRVDRRGHSTYCECGEVTRPL; via the exons ATGCGCGGAAGCAGCTCCGAGCTCCTGCTGGAGGCGAGCTGCAGCCAGTGCCAGAGCGAATACGAACGGGGACAGGGTCGGGACAGCGACGAGCACGACTTCCACGAACGGGAGCTACGTCGTCGCAAACTGTTGGAGCTCGGGTTCGGCGCGTCGCGGCGCCGACCGCCACGGCGTACCTGCCGTCAGCGGTTTAACTTCTACGCGACATCGGCGCTGGCCTTCGTCGCCACCTCAGGCGGCGCGGCGCTCCTCTTTCTGGTCCCGCTCTACGTCGACCCGGCCATCAGCACCCTAGCGGCGGACTTCTCGCCGGAGCCGGTTGTATGCACGACCTCGCGGCGCGAGGACCGCGCCGGTCTCTTCAACTGCACATGGAGCTCGTGCCGCGAGGGATGCACCAGTGACGTGTACAGCTGTACCCACATATACGTCACGTACACGCCGTGGAGTAACGCCAGTATGAAGAACGACACCGGCGGCAGGAACACCACCGCGAACACCACCACGGCTGATCTGGGTACCGTCACTGCCG TGTCCTCTCCGGGGGACGTCGAGGCGGTGCTGTTGGTGAACATCAAGGGCTGCGGATATCCGCCGGTGGTCGACTGTAAGAACTTCACCCGCGAGTTGGGTTACGAGGGCGCCAGATTCCCCTGCCACTACAGCCGGGTGAACGGTAGCATAGTGTTGGCAAACTATAATCGCGAGGCACAGGTCGCTATCATCATGCACTTCTTCGCGGCGCCTTTCGTAGTGACTCTCGCGACCAGCGTCGCGCTGTGTGTGATGCACTGTGACTGCAGGTGCTCGCCGCCACCGCGACACCCGCCGCGCGGCATGAGAAGATCCAGGGCCAACGACCTCAG
- the LOC105840872 gene encoding hrp65 protein, whose amino-acid sequence MAGTETPNVKSEAVNAPVKNSNENMGERNQPGGGGGGGGGGGGGGGGGGGGGGGGIGGGGGGRGPRGRKGGTRFSGRGGGSGGRNEPMKMNDSMDGGMDNPPEGMGGGMGGGMGGGMGGGMGGGMGGGMGGGMGGGMGGGMGGGMGMGRGGAMRGSGRGGRGGGDRNMATRSQDDRLMERVMAISGPTHELPPQDTTEKKFSGRNRLYVGNLTNDVTEEEIQTLFQKFGEISELFVNKEKSFAFLRMDYKANADTAKRELDGSMRKGRALKVRFAPHSSTIKVKNLTPWISNELLERAFGVFGEIERAIVKVDDRGKSTGEGVIEFCRKPSAQLALRKCTEGCYFITASLRPVVVEPFEQQDDVDGYPDKSLPRKNPEFFKAREIGPRFAQLGSFEHEYGTRWKQLHELYKQKEEALKREMAMEEEKLEAQMEFARYEHETELLREQLRMREADRERQKREWEMKERQAEEQRTREEELRRRQQEEMAIRIRRQEEELHRRQQENNLFMQEQAIRSGGGKNYDSVSSNDRDGYGQPDGGSGMPVDPKSFMDAYNMDRGSRGGYNDDRGQIMDLMDMRVDMGNMGGGRGGSGGSGRWQGNDRNRPDDYPTKRRRY is encoded by the exons ATGGCCGGTACGGAGACTCCGAACGTGAAGTCGGAGGCAGTGAACGCACCAGTTAAGAACAGCAACGAGAACATGGGGGAACGTAATCAacccggcggcggcggcggcggcggcggtggtggtggcggcggtggcggaggcggcggcggcggcggcggcggcggtatCGGAGGCGGAGGCGGTGGCCGGGGACCTCGCGGCCGAAAAGGCGGTACTCGTTTTTCGGGCCGCGGAGGCGGCAGTGGCGGCAGAAATGAACCG ATGAAAATGAATGACTCCATGGATGGAGGGATGGATAATCCTCCTGAAGGCATGGGCGGTGGCATGGGAGGTGGTATGGGGGGTGGTATGGGAGGTGGTATGGGAGGTGGTATGGGAGGTGGTATGGGAGGTGGTATGGGAGGTGGTATGGGAGGTGGAATGGGTGGTGGAATGGGCATGGGACGTGGTGGAGCAATGCGAGGAAGTGGAAGAGGAGGTCGCGGTGGCGGCGACAGAAACATGGCCACTAGGTCACAAGAC GATCGACTGATGGAACGTGTCATGGCTATCAGTGGACCTACTCATGAGCTTCCACCACAAGATACAACTGAAAAGAAGTTCAGTGGGCGAAATCGTTTGTATGTTGGAAACTTGACGAATGATGTGACTGAGGAAGAGATACAGACCTTGTTTCAGAAATTTGGAGAAATATCTGAATTGTTCGTGAACAAAGAGAAGAGCTTTGCTTTCCTCAGAATG GATTATAAAGCAAATGCTGATACAGCTAAGCGTGAATTAGATGGTTCAATGCGCAAAGGTCGTGCTCTGAAAGTACGCTTTGCTCCTCATTCATCAACAATCAAAGTGAAGAACCTTACGCCATGGATATCTAATGAACTCCTAGAGAGAGCCTTTGGTGTATTCGGCGAAATCGAACGTGCAATCGTTAAGGTTGACGATAGAGGTAAAAGCACTGGCGAAGGAGTTATAGAGTTTTGTCGGAAACCATCTGCTCAATTGGCTCTGAGAAAGTGCACGGAGggttgttattttattacggC TTCCCTTCGACCAGTGGTTGTTGAACCGTTTGAGCAACAAGATGACGTAGACGGGTATCCTGATAAGAGTTTGCCACGCAAGAATCCAGAATTCTTTAAAGCGCGTGAAATCGGACCACGCTTTGCACAGTTAGGTAGCTTCGAGCATGAATATGGTACGAGATGGAAGCAATTACACGAATTATACAAGCAGAAAGAGGAAGCACTTAAACGGGAAATGGCAatggaagaagaaaaattggAAGCACAAATGGAATTTGCTCGCTATGAACACGAGACAGAGCTTCTGAGAGAAC aactGCGTATGCGCGAGGCTGATCGCGAAAGGCAGAAGAGGGAGTGGGAAATGAAGGAACGACAAGCTGAAGAGCAAAGGACTCGTGAAGAGGAATTAAGACGGCGTCAACAAGAAGAAATGGCGATACGTATTAGGAGACAGGAAGAGGAATTGCACAGACGTCAACaagaaaacaatttgtttatgcAG GAACAAGCAATTCGTAGTGGTGGTGGCAAAAATTATGATTCTGTTAGTAGCAATGATCGTGACGGATATGGTCAACCTGATG gtGGAAGCGGCATGCCAGTG GACCCGAAATCATTtatggacgcgtacaatatggaCCGCGGTAGTCGAGGGGGTTATAACGATGATCGTGGGCAAATAATGGATTTAATGGACATGAGGGTTGATATGGGTAATATGGGTGGTGGTCGTGGAGGTAGCGGTGGTAGTGGACGTTGGCAAGGAAATGACCGTAATCGCCCAGATGATTATCCTACAAAACGCCGACGATATTAG